The DNA sequence GCAAGCTGGTCGCGGCCTACCCCGCCACAATCGGCTCGTCGGACACGCCGTCGCCGACCGGCATCCATGCCGTTTCGCGTGTCGCGCTCGATCCGAACTACACCTATAACCCCAACATCAACTTCAAGCAGGGCGAGAACAACAAGATCCTGACCATTCCGCCTGGGCCGAATGGCCCGGTCGGATCGGTGTGGATCGCCCTGGACAAGCCGACTTACGGCATCCACGGCACGCCAGAGCCCTCGAAGATAGGCAAGACCGAGAGCCATGGCTGCGTGCGCCTGACTAATTGGGACGCGCGTGAATTGGCCAAGCTGGTCTCGCCGGGCGTGCCGGTGGAGTTCGTCGAGTAGGTATGTCGATATTCAGGCGATGCCGGCCTGACCTGAATCTCAACATAAATCTCAACCAATGATCCTGCGCACCCACTTCACATTCGGCGTTGCCGCGTAGATCAACTGCACCACCAGAATGAAGCCTACGCTCGCCAACGGGGTGATCAGGCAAAGTGCGGCGCCGACGGCCCACAGGATCTGCGCCTTGACGATGCGCAGGTAGACCGTGCGTTTCGTTTCCGCGTCGACGTCCTCCGCGACAAGGCCGCTCTTCTCCGCATACCGCCAGCTGACGAACAGCGTGATGCCGAGCATCAAGAGGTTGAGCCAGTAAACCAGCACCGCGGTCCTGAATTCCAGAAAATCGGCCAGAAGGTCGGTCGAGAACGGCAAGAGCGCGATGAAGGCGAGAAAGCAGAGGTTCAGCGTGGCCAGCCGTCTGTCGGATTTGGCGATCAGACCATGCTGGGCCTGCTGGCCGAACCAGAAGATGGTCAGGGTCAGAAAGCTCAAGGCATAGGTGAGGAAGCGTGGCGCGAGTGCCGCGATGGCGGCGAGCAGATCATGTTCGGAGTGGATCACCTCATGCGCTGGCACCCTGATCTCGAGCACGATCAGGGTGAGCGCGATGGCGAACACGCCATCGGTGATACCGACAATACGGCCGCGCCCCTCAACCGATGCTTCGAGCGGACGCTTCATCGATTTCTCCTGCCCGCGGGTCCTGGAAACCTAAAGCGCGTCTCGTCGAAACGGATTCATGCGACGCGCTTTAAATCTTGCCTGATGCATGTCGTTGTCGCAAAAGCCGAGGTCACATCTGCGCGACATGCATTAGCATGACTGCCGCGGTTTGCATCGGGGCAGATGCAATCCCTGGCAATATGGCTGGTTTCAAGGACAACAAGCCGCTGGCCGGTTGTTGCCGCCGCGCCGACGGTCTAATGAGGGTGGCATGCATGCGCCCAATCAAGCCGCCGCCGTTCCGCTGACCGCTCCGGTCGCGAACGGCACGTTCTGCCCGCAATCGCAGCGGCGTTATGTGTTGATCGCGGCGATCCTGGCCTCGGCGCTCGGCTTCATCGACGGATCGATCCTGGCGATAGCCATGCCGGCGATCCGCGTCGACCTCGGCGCCAGCCTTGCCGAGGCGCAGTGGATTTCCAATGCCTATGCGCTGACACTCTCAGCGCTGATCCTTGCCGGCGGTGCCGCAGGCGATCGGTTCGGGCTGCGCCATGCTTTCGTGGCCGGCATTGCGCTGTTCGTCGTGACCTCGCTTGCCTGCGCGCTGGCGCCGAACGCTGTCGTGCTGATCGCATTTCGCGCGCTCCAGGGCATCGGCGCCGCGATCATGGTGCCGGGCAGTCTCGCCATTATCGCCAAGGCTTATCCGAAGAAGGAACGCGGCAGGGCGATCGGCATCTGGGCGGCGGCCTCGGCGCTGACCACCGCTCTCGGCCCTGTGCTCGGCGGCCTGGTGCTCTCGGCTTTCGGCGGCGGCATCTGGCGGGCGATCTTTGCCGTCAATCTGCCGCTCGGCCTGATCTCGATCTATCTGCTGCTCGCCAAGATTCCGGCCGATGCGCCGACGGAGAAACGCAGCCTTGACCTTGCCGGCGGGGCGCTTGCGACGCTGGCCTTCGGCGCGCTCGCCTATGGGCTGACTTCAGTGAGCGCCAGCGGCGAGAGCCACATGGCCGGTCCAAGCATTGCCGCCGGCGCCGTGCTGCTTGTCGTCTTCATCCTGTTCGAGCGGCGGCAGCGCGAGCCGATGATAGATCTCAGCCTGTTTCGCATCGGTGCTTTCGCCGGCGCCAACGTCGCGACGTTCTTTCTCTATTTCGCACTGTCAGCCAATCTTTTTTATCTGCCGATGCTGCTGATCGCAGGCTGGGGACTGAGCACCGCCGAGGTCGGCTTCATCTTCCTGCCGCTGTCGGCGGCGATCGCGCTTCTGTCGGGACCCGTCGGCAAGCTGTCGGACCGGATCGGGCCCCGTTTTCCCATTGCCTGCGGCAGCCTGATCGTGGCGGTTGCCTTCGCCGGGCTGGCCTTGCTCGCCTATGCCGGCTTTCACCATTTCTGGACCGGCATCTTCCCCTTGATGGCGCTGATGGGGCTCGGCATGGCGTTGGTCGTATCGCCATTGTCCACCGCGATCATGACGGCGGTGGAAGACAAGGACACCGGCGCGGCTTCCGGCATCAACAACGCCGTCTCACGCATCGGCGGTTTGATCGCGGTGGCGGCGATGGGGTCGCTCGCTGCCTGGATCTACGCCAATGCCCTGGAGGTAAATGCCGCGCCCGGCGTGCCTGGCTTCGGCGAACCGCCACCAGCAGGACTTTCGCCGGCACTCGATGCGGCGAGGATCGCCGCCAGCGACGCAGCCTTTTCCGCCATCTCCTTGGTGACGGCGCTGCTATGCCTGCTTTCCGCTGTCATTGCCTGGATGACGATTTCGGGCGAAGCGCTGCCGTGGTCGCGGCGCGCCGAACCTCGGCAGGGCGAAGGCTGAGTCTCAGCCTTCGATCTTGGCGCTGGCGACCTTCAGCGAATTGCCATCTTCCTGTTTCAGCAGATCGTCGATGCGCTCGCGCTCGCGCTTGAAGGCGACGAGATCGTCGCCCTTCAGCACCTTGCCGACCGGTAGACGGACGCGCATCGGATCGACTTTGGTGCCATTGACGATCAACTCGTAGTGCAGGTGCGGGCCTGTGGCGAGGCCGGTCTGGCCGAGATAGCCGATAGTCTGTCCCTGGCGCACATGCATGCCCGGCTCCATACCTTTGGCAAAGGCACTCTGGTGATTGTACGAGGTCTCGTAGCCATTGGCATGGCGAATGATGATCTGCTTGCCATAGCCGCCGGCCCAGCCGACCTTCTCGATGACGCCATTGCCGGCGGCGATGATCGGCGTGCCGATCGGGGCTGCCCAGTCGACGCCTGTGTGCATGCGGACATAGCCGAGGATCGGATGCTTGCGGGCGCCGAAGCCGGAGCGGAACTTTCCGGCGGGCAGCGGATTGCGCAGCAGGAACTGCTGGGCGCTCGAGCCGTCTTCGTCGAAATAGTCCGTGCTGCCATCCTGCATCTGGAAGCGGTAGAAATTGCGCGTCGTGCCGCCGAAGGTCGCCGAGACATAGAGAAGCTCGGAATTGTCCGAGGTCTGGTCGTCGCCATCAGGCTGCGAGAACAGCACTTCAAGGCGGTCGGAGGGATTGAGGCGGGACTGGAAATCGACATCGGATGCTAGGAGCTTGATCAGCCGCTGGGTCATCGCCTTGGACATGCCGTAGGAATAGGCGGCGCGGTAGATGCCGTCATAGACGTTGG is a window from the Mesorhizobium australicum WSM2073 genome containing:
- a CDS encoding TMEM175 family protein is translated as MKRPLEASVEGRGRIVGITDGVFAIALTLIVLEIRVPAHEVIHSEHDLLAAIAALAPRFLTYALSFLTLTIFWFGQQAQHGLIAKSDRRLATLNLCFLAFIALLPFSTDLLADFLEFRTAVLVYWLNLLMLGITLFVSWRYAEKSGLVAEDVDAETKRTVYLRIVKAQILWAVGAALCLITPLASVGFILVVQLIYAATPNVKWVRRIIG
- a CDS encoding MFS transporter; its protein translation is MHAPNQAAAVPLTAPVANGTFCPQSQRRYVLIAAILASALGFIDGSILAIAMPAIRVDLGASLAEAQWISNAYALTLSALILAGGAAGDRFGLRHAFVAGIALFVVTSLACALAPNAVVLIAFRALQGIGAAIMVPGSLAIIAKAYPKKERGRAIGIWAAASALTTALGPVLGGLVLSAFGGGIWRAIFAVNLPLGLISIYLLLAKIPADAPTEKRSLDLAGGALATLAFGALAYGLTSVSASGESHMAGPSIAAGAVLLVVFILFERRQREPMIDLSLFRIGAFAGANVATFFLYFALSANLFYLPMLLIAGWGLSTAEVGFIFLPLSAAIALLSGPVGKLSDRIGPRFPIACGSLIVAVAFAGLALLAYAGFHHFWTGIFPLMALMGLGMALVVSPLSTAIMTAVEDKDTGAASGINNAVSRIGGLIAVAAMGSLAAWIYANALEVNAAPGVPGFGEPPPAGLSPALDAARIAASDAAFSAISLVTALLCLLSAVIAWMTISGEALPWSRRAEPRQGEG